The proteins below are encoded in one region of Maribacter aestuarii:
- a CDS encoding M1 family metallopeptidase, with amino-acid sequence MRKFNYAFASILFLFAGVLTAQEEEKNEREPGHYNQSKFKQLYEEFATPNTYRSASGAPGPDYYQQQADYVMDIRLDDKNAKIFGEETITYTNNSPDDLEYLWVQLDQNVRAKDSKAALKDGGGVPLAEQPGTFAGKYMGEPFDGGFNIDYVKDASGKALPYTTNFTMMRVDLPTPLKSGEKYSFAIKWNYNIPDHTVNRARSGFEYFPKDGNRAYVIAQFFPRMAVYSDVEGWQNHQFWGSGEFALPFGDYEVNITVPADHVLDGTGVLQNRKEVYTKEMMRRYEQAKKSYDKPVLIVTQEEAEAAEKGFSDKTKTWKLKAQNVRDFGFATSRKFIWDMQAVKMGNRDIMAVSMYPKEGNPLWEEYSTKAVAHTLKSYSAHTFDYPYPKAISVHAKNQGMEYPMICWNYGRPNEDGTYSDRVKYGMISVIIHEVGHNFFPMIVNSDERQWGWMDEGLDTFMQYMAEQEFGEEYPEAIAPNSAYPSRRGAPAKIVPYMSGDQSTISPIMSNPENVYQLGPNAYGKPATALNILRETVMGRELFDHAFKTYSQRWKFKHPTPEDFFRTMEDASAVDLDWYWRGWFYTTDYVDIGVKGIKKYYVSDKPSKKMQEYLAARNMTESDLPPLVYLEDEESENFDANLKGKLPSENSQTLKEFMMDNMTEAERAAVKEPKYFYEVTYDKPGGLPMPIIVEYTYADGTTKNITYPAEIWRKNDKEVKLVISSASELTGIVVDPRLETADIDTSNNSWPKKEGENDFDKFKENIKGK; translated from the coding sequence ATGAGAAAATTCAATTATGCTTTCGCTTCTATATTATTCTTATTTGCCGGGGTTTTAACGGCACAGGAAGAAGAGAAAAATGAAAGGGAACCGGGGCATTACAATCAGAGTAAATTCAAACAGCTTTACGAGGAATTCGCCACACCAAATACCTATCGTTCGGCTTCTGGAGCACCCGGGCCCGATTATTACCAACAACAGGCGGATTATGTTATGGATATCCGTTTAGATGATAAAAATGCCAAAATATTCGGGGAGGAAACCATTACCTATACGAATAATTCTCCTGACGATTTGGAATATTTGTGGGTACAATTAGATCAAAACGTTAGGGCCAAAGATTCCAAAGCAGCCTTAAAAGATGGTGGCGGGGTACCACTTGCGGAACAGCCCGGAACTTTTGCCGGCAAATATATGGGAGAGCCTTTTGATGGGGGATTCAATATCGATTACGTAAAGGATGCCTCAGGAAAAGCGTTGCCGTACACTACCAATTTTACAATGATGCGCGTTGACCTTCCAACGCCACTTAAAAGTGGTGAAAAGTATTCTTTTGCTATTAAATGGAATTATAATATTCCGGACCACACGGTCAATCGTGCCCGTTCGGGATTTGAATATTTTCCAAAAGATGGTAACCGAGCTTACGTAATAGCGCAATTTTTTCCTAGGATGGCAGTGTACAGTGATGTAGAGGGGTGGCAAAACCACCAATTCTGGGGAAGTGGGGAGTTTGCCCTTCCTTTTGGAGACTACGAAGTAAACATTACCGTACCTGCGGACCATGTTTTGGATGGTACAGGAGTGCTACAGAACAGAAAGGAAGTGTACACCAAGGAAATGATGCGACGTTACGAGCAAGCCAAAAAATCTTATGACAAACCCGTACTCATTGTAACGCAGGAAGAGGCGGAAGCAGCGGAAAAAGGTTTCTCGGATAAGACCAAAACCTGGAAGTTAAAAGCACAGAACGTGCGTGATTTTGGATTTGCTACATCTCGTAAGTTCATTTGGGACATGCAGGCCGTTAAAATGGGTAATCGTGATATAATGGCAGTTTCCATGTATCCAAAGGAGGGAAATCCGTTATGGGAAGAGTACTCCACAAAAGCAGTGGCACATACACTTAAATCGTATTCTGCCCATACGTTTGATTACCCTTATCCAAAAGCCATATCCGTGCATGCTAAAAATCAGGGTATGGAGTATCCTATGATTTGTTGGAACTATGGTAGGCCTAATGAGGACGGCACCTATTCCGATAGGGTAAAATATGGGATGATCAGTGTAATTATCCACGAAGTTGGCCATAATTTCTTTCCTATGATCGTTAATTCAGATGAGCGTCAGTGGGGTTGGATGGATGAAGGTCTGGATACCTTTATGCAATATATGGCAGAGCAGGAATTTGGGGAGGAGTACCCGGAGGCCATAGCACCGAATAGTGCTTATCCGTCCAGAAGGGGAGCGCCTGCCAAAATAGTACCTTATATGAGCGGAGACCAAAGTACCATTTCGCCGATTATGTCAAATCCAGAGAATGTGTATCAACTAGGTCCCAATGCATACGGGAAACCTGCAACAGCCTTAAATATTCTAAGGGAAACGGTAATGGGTAGAGAGCTTTTTGACCATGCCTTTAAAACCTATTCCCAACGCTGGAAGTTTAAACATCCCACACCCGAAGATTTCTTCCGTACAATGGAAGATGCTTCCGCGGTGGATTTGGATTGGTACTGGAGAGGATGGTTCTATACAACGGATTATGTGGATATCGGAGTTAAGGGCATAAAAAAATATTATGTGAGCGATAAACCCAGCAAGAAAATGCAGGAATATCTAGCCGCACGTAATATGACCGAGTCAGATTTACCTCCTTTAGTGTATTTGGAAGATGAAGAAAGCGAGAATTTCGATGCCAACCTTAAAGGCAAATTACCCTCGGAGAATTCTCAAACCTTAAAGGAATTTATGATGGACAATATGACGGAAGCGGAAAGAGCGGCCGTGAAGGAACCCAAGTATTTCTATGAGGTTACCTATGACAAGCCAGGTGGATTGCCTATGCCTATAATAGTGGAGTATACGTATGCCGATGGAACTACGAAGAATATAACATATCCGGCAGAAATCTGGAGGAAGAACGATAAAGAGGTAAAATTGGTCATATCTTCTGCAAGCGAGCTTACGGGCATCGTGGTTGATCCCAGGCTGGAGACAGCCGATATTGACACCTCGAACAATAGTTGGCCCAAAAAAGAAGGCGAGAACGACTTTGATAAATTCAAGGAAAATATCAAAGGAAAATAA
- a CDS encoding Sec-independent protein translocase subunit TatA/TatB yields the protein MISLYFLFISGAEIFFIMFIVVMVFGADKIPGIAKGLGKGMRQLRDATDDIKKEIQRSAEKQGIDTSVIKDIQNDIDDVKSSLGDSGIGKDIKKGIGDVGKSIGDVTGSIKRK from the coding sequence ATGATTTCATTGTATTTCTTATTCATTAGTGGGGCGGAGATTTTTTTCATCATGTTTATCGTGGTGATGGTTTTTGGCGCGGACAAAATCCCTGGTATCGCCAAGGGGCTGGGCAAAGGAATGCGCCAGCTCAGGGATGCTACGGACGATATTAAAAAAGAGATTCAACGTAGTGCAGAGAAACAAGGAATAGACACTAGTGTGATAAAGGATATTCAAAATGATATCGATGATGTTAAAAGTAGCCTGGGCGATTCCGGTATTGGAAAGGACATCAAAAAAGGAATTGGGGATGTGGGTAAAAGTATAGGAGACGTTACCGGCAGTATAAAAAGAAAGTAG
- a CDS encoding phosphatase PAP2 family protein, with protein MLKELLEWDREMFIYLNSLGIEQYDAFWSTVTKIPTWIPLFLLFGYLFFKKYTKREALFMILTVLVMVFFVVTLTDITKEVVARLRPNNDQEINTLIRILRSPTGYSFFSGHASSSFSITTIVYLFLHKHFKWTILFYLWPLLFVMSRIYVGVHFPVDIIVGALVGIFSAWLFYRLYLQLILPYLALNRRV; from the coding sequence ATGTTGAAAGAGCTTTTGGAGTGGGATAGGGAAATGTTTATCTATTTGAATAGTTTAGGCATTGAGCAATACGACGCTTTTTGGTCTACCGTAACCAAAATTCCTACATGGATACCGTTGTTTCTGCTATTCGGTTATCTTTTCTTCAAGAAATATACTAAACGAGAGGCCCTTTTCATGATTCTTACCGTATTGGTCATGGTGTTTTTTGTGGTAACGCTTACCGATATTACCAAGGAGGTGGTGGCCCGTTTAAGACCCAATAATGATCAAGAAATAAATACGCTTATCAGAATATTGCGAAGCCCAACAGGTTACAGTTTCTTTTCAGGACATGCTTCTTCCTCGTTTTCAATTACAACAATTGTCTATCTTTTTCTACACAAACATTTTAAATGGACCATCCTCTTTTACCTATGGCCGTTGCTTTTTGTAATGAGTAGGATTTATGTAGGGGTGCATTTTCCGGTCGATATTATCGTTGGAGCTCTCGTCGGGATATTTTCTGCATGGTTATTTTACCGTTTGTATCTACAACTTATTTTACCCTACTTAGCGTTAAACCGTCGCGTATAG
- a CDS encoding O-methyltransferase, whose amino-acid sequence MHFLSPLLESYIANNSQEEPDVLKELTRETHVKVVQPRMLTGHYQGRVLSLLSKISNPKYILEIGTYTGYSAICLAEGLQNAGVLHTIDVNAELYPIQRKYFDKSGYGDQIIQHTGNALELIPQMDVVFDLVFIDAEKKEYGNYLEVVLPKTKSGSIILSDNVLWSGKVIEPLNPKDKATKVLIDYNKKLKEHAMLETVLLPIRDGLTLSRVK is encoded by the coding sequence ATGCATTTTTTATCCCCGTTATTGGAAAGTTACATTGCCAATAATTCTCAGGAGGAACCGGATGTATTAAAAGAACTTACCCGCGAGACCCATGTAAAGGTCGTACAACCTAGAATGCTTACTGGACATTATCAAGGGCGGGTATTGAGCTTACTTTCAAAAATAAGTAACCCAAAGTATATATTAGAGATTGGTACCTACACCGGGTACTCCGCTATTTGCCTAGCGGAAGGACTTCAAAATGCAGGTGTATTGCACACAATAGATGTGAATGCCGAATTGTATCCGATACAACGAAAGTATTTTGACAAAAGTGGTTATGGCGATCAAATTATTCAACATACAGGCAACGCCCTGGAGCTAATTCCGCAAATGGATGTCGTTTTCGATTTAGTGTTCATAGATGCAGAAAAAAAGGAATACGGCAATTATTTAGAGGTCGTTTTACCTAAAACTAAATCCGGGAGCATAATCTTATCCGACAATGTACTATGGTCAGGTAAAGTAATCGAACCCTTAAATCCAAAGGACAAGGCGACTAAAGTCCTAATTGACTACAATAAGAAACTTAAGGAACATGCTATGCTGGAAACGGTATTATTACCTATACGCGACGGTTTAACGCTAAGTAGGGTAAAATAA